In Ruminiclostridium papyrosolvens DSM 2782, the following proteins share a genomic window:
- a CDS encoding TVP38/TMEM64 family protein — protein sequence MDKSKKLLISKISLVILGLLVIIPLLKHLPAILELTVSVDKFRDYIISTGKIGPLIFILFQILQTVIAPIPGEVIQLAGGYIYGVPLGTLYTTVGMLVGAGIAFFFTRLLGGNFIENLIKKKKFKWMTDIMGHKNFSIFLFIFFFIPGLPKDYLIYVAGLTTIKPLKFFGILIVSRLPWLLASVSVGASVFEKNYMSTIIISVIAGLAFILGLIYKDKLVNKFSD from the coding sequence ATTATTCCGCTGCTGAAACATTTGCCTGCTATTCTCGAACTTACTGTATCCGTTGATAAATTTCGTGATTATATAATTTCAACCGGAAAAATAGGGCCGTTAATATTTATTTTATTCCAAATACTTCAAACAGTAATTGCTCCTATTCCTGGGGAAGTAATTCAGCTTGCGGGTGGATACATTTACGGGGTACCTTTAGGAACGTTGTATACAACAGTAGGAATGTTAGTTGGGGCGGGTATTGCTTTCTTTTTTACAAGACTTTTAGGTGGTAATTTTATAGAAAATCTTATAAAAAAGAAAAAATTTAAGTGGATGACAGATATAATGGGGCATAAAAATTTTTCAATTTTTCTGTTTATATTCTTCTTTATTCCCGGGCTGCCAAAAGATTATTTAATATATGTTGCCGGACTGACTACTATTAAGCCTTTGAAATTCTTCGGAATTTTAATTGTAAGTAGATTACCATGGCTGTTAGCATCTGTTAGTGTAGGAGCCAGTGTTTTCGAAAAAAATTATATGTCAACGATAATTATATCAGTAATAGCCGGATTGGCTTTTATTTTGGGACTCATTTACAAGGATAAACTTGTAAATAAATTTTCTGATTAA
- a CDS encoding MBL fold metallo-hydrolase, which yields MNGLPVSQLQEKVKTYAIHQLKLKFSFIKNYTYIICDIYSKEAAVIDPAWDIETITTKLLMLGVYPTKILLTHSHFDHVNLVEPLIQRFNSQVYMSLKEIEFYKYQCTNLNPVKHFDTIKLGQTNITALLTSGHTVGSMSFLLSDSLFTGDTIFIEGCGICTSIGGCPEEMFNSIQMIKKIVSPEVCVYPGHSYGKEPGYPLKYLMQENIYFLFERKEKFVEFRMRKQKNGLFNFQ from the coding sequence ATGAATGGTTTGCCAGTAAGCCAATTACAGGAGAAAGTAAAAACTTATGCTATTCACCAGTTAAAATTAAAATTTTCATTTATAAAAAACTATACCTATATAATTTGTGATATATATTCCAAGGAAGCGGCCGTTATCGATCCCGCTTGGGATATTGAAACAATTACAACCAAGCTTCTAATGTTAGGCGTATACCCAACGAAAATCCTCCTTACGCATTCACATTTTGATCATGTAAACTTGGTTGAACCATTAATTCAAAGATTTAATTCTCAAGTTTACATGTCTTTAAAAGAAATAGAATTTTACAAGTACCAGTGTACAAACTTGAATCCGGTGAAACATTTTGACACAATAAAATTAGGACAAACTAATATTACTGCTCTCCTCACATCAGGTCATACGGTGGGAAGCATGAGTTTCCTTCTTTCTGATTCTTTGTTCACAGGAGATACAATTTTCATTGAAGGTTGTGGAATCTGTACTTCTATAGGGGGGTGCCCGGAAGAGATGTTTAATTCAATACAGATGATAAAAAAAATAGTATCTCCAGAGGTTTGCGTTTATCCAGGACATTCATACGGTAAAGAACCGGGGTATCCTTTAAAGTATCTTATGCAGGAAAATATCTATTTCTTATTTGAACGGAAGGAAAAGTTCGTGGAATTTAGAATGCGAAAACAGAAGAACGGATTGTTTAATTTTCAATAA